The segment GGACGCCCGATTGGCCGAACTCGGCGCGCAGCGGCTGGCGCCGCTGGCCGAGGCCGACGTGGACATCGAGCCGGTGGCCGGCCCCTGGACCGAAGGCGCGCTGGCTTTGGTGCGCGAGAAGCTCACCCGCGAGTTGCCCACCGCCTCGGTGACGCCCTTACGGGCAGCGCCGACACGACCGCAGTTCCATCGCGACCGGCCATTCCCGGCGCCGGTGCTGGCCAACCAGCGCATCGTCTCGCGCCATGCCGACCGCGATGTGCGCCACGTGGAGCTGTCGCTCGAAGGCTCCGGCCTGCGCTATGCGCCCGGCGACGCGCTGGGCGTGTGGCATCGCAATCCGCGCGTGTTGGTGGACACCTTCCTTGCCGTGGCGGGATTGGACGGCGACACCGAAACCGTCCACGACGGCAAGACGCAGCCGCTGCGCGAATGGCTGGCGCGCGAACGCGAGCTGACCCGGCTCAGCCGCCCGCTGGTGCAGGCGGTGGCCGCGCGCGCAGACAGCGCCGAGCTGCGCATCGCGCTGGAGAGACCCGAGGCACTGAAGGAGCTGTTCGACAGCCACCAGCCGATCGACCTGTTGCGAGCCCATCCGGCCGACTGGGACGCCGACGGCCTGGTCGCCGCGCTGCGCCCGCTGACGCCGCGGCTGTACTCGATCGCCTCCAGCCCGCAGGCGGTGGGCGAGGACGAAGTGCACCTGACGCTGGCCGTGGTGGACTACCACGCGCACGGCGAGCGGCACCTGGGCGCCGCATCGCGCTGGATCGCCGACGCCGACGAGGACGCCACGCTGGATGTCTTCATCGAGCCGAACGAGCGCTTCCGCCTGCCGGCTGACGGTGCTCGCGACGTGATCATGATCGGCCCGGGCACCGGCGTGGCGCCGTTCCGTGCCTTCGTGCAGGCGCGCCAGCAGGCCGGCGGGACCGGCCGCAACTGGCTGGTGTTCGGCAACCGGCATGTCGCCGACGACTTCCTCTACCAGGTCGAGTGGCAGCAGGCGCTCAAGGACCGCGCACTGCACCGGCTGGACGTGGCCTTCTCGCGCGACCAGGCCGAGAAGCGCTACGTGCAGCACGTGCTGCGCGAGCGCGGTGCCGAGCTGTACGACTGGCTTTCCGGTGGCGCGCACCTCTACGTCTGCGGCGACGCCGCGCAGATGGCGAAGGACGTGCACGCCGCGCTCGCCGACATCGTCGCCACCCACGGCGGCAAGTCGCCCGAGGCGGCGCAGGCCTGGCTTTCCGAACGGCTGCAAGACGGGCGCTACGCCCGCGACGTGTACTGACATGAGCGATACCGCTTTTCCCCTGTCCGAGATGGAGCGCATCAAGGCCGCCAGCCGGCTGCTGCGCGGAACGATCGAGGAAGGCCTCGCCGACCCGATCACCGGCGCCATCAGCGACGACGACAACAAGCTGCTCAAGTTCCACGGCAGCTATCAGCAGGACGACCGCGACCTGCGCGACGAACGCCGTCGGCAGAAACTGGAGCCGGCGTACGCCTTCATGATCCGCGCGCGCCTGCCGGGCGGCGTGGTGACGCCGGCGCAGTGGCTGGCGTTCGACCGCATCGCCACCGGGCACGGCAACGGCTCGATGCGCATCACCACAAGGCAGACCTTCCAGTGGCACGGCGTGATCAAGCGCCGCCTGAAGCCGACCCTGCGCGCCATCCACGACGCGCTGGCCACCACCATCGCGGCCTGCGGCGACGTGGTGCGCACCGTGGTCAGCAGCGCCAATCCGGAAGTCCCCGACACGCACGCGCTGGCCTACGCCTGGGCGGCGAAGCTGTCCGAGCACCTGGAGCCGCAGACACGGGCGTACCACGAGATCTGGCTGGACGGCGAAAAGGTCTCCGGCGAGGAACACGAGCCGCTGTACGGCCCGACCTATCTGCCGCGCAAGTTCAAGATCGGCCTGGCGATCCCGCCGCTCAACGACGTCGACGTTTTCGCCCAGGACCTGGGTCTGATCGCCATCATCGAGGACGGCGAGCTGTTCGGCTTCAACGTCGCCATCGGCGGCGGCATGGGCGCCAGCCACGGCGACCCGACCACCTATCCGCGGCTGGCCAGCGTGATTGGCTTCGCCACGCCGGAGCAGCTGATTGCCGTGGCGGAAGGCGTGGTGGCGGTGCAGCGCGACTGGGGCAACCGCAGCGAGCGCAAGCACGCGCGCCTGAAGTACACGCTGGACCACCGCGGTCTGGACCACTTCGTCGCCGAACTGGAATCGCGTCTCGGCTTTGCGCTGGCACCGGCGCGGCCTCAGTCGTTCGAGCACAACGGCGACCGTTATGGCTGGGTGGAAGGCGAGGGCGGCCGCTGGCACCTCACCCTGCTCATCGAGGCCGGCCGGCTGATCGACGCCGGTGCGGTGCGCTCGCTCAGTGGCCTGCGCGAATTGGCGAAGGTGCACACGGGTACGTTCCGCATGACCTGCAACCAGAACGTGATCGTCGCCGACGTGGCCGCCGCCGACCGCGCGAGCATCGACGCGCTGGTGGCCGAGTACGGGCTGGACGATTACCGCAAGGCCCGTCCGATCCGCCGTCACGCGGTGGCCTGCGTGGCCCTGCCGACCTGCGGCCTGGCCATGGCCGAGAGCGAGCGTTACCTGCCGGAGCTGCTGCCTAAGCTGGAGGCGCAGCTCGACCGCCATGGCCTGGCCGATGCGCCGATCCTGCTGCGCCTGTCCGGCTGCCCCAACGGTTGCTCGCGGCCGTACCTGGGCGAGATCGCGCTGGTCGGCCGTGCGCCCGGTCGTTACGACCTGCGCCTGGGCGCCGACTTCCGCGGCCAGCGGCTCAACCGGATCTACCGCGAGAACATCGACGAGGCCGCCATTCTCGCCGCGCTCGACCCGCTGTTCGCCCGCTACGCCGTCGAGCGCGAAGCGGGCGAGGGCTTCGGCGACTTCCTCGTGCGCAGCGGCGAGGTCAGCGCACCGCAGAAGATTCCCGCACAGGTGAGCGCGTGAATCCGTCCTACCTCGACGCCGCCGCCCGCGATCCGGCCGTGCTCGGAAGACTCGACGAATGGCTGGGCCGGCTCGACGCGTCGGAGCGGGTGCGCTGGGTGCTGCGCAACGTGCCCGGTCCGCTGGTGCTTTCGTCCAGCTTCGGCGCGCAGTCGGCGCTGATGCTGCACCTGCTGACGCGCGAGCAGCCGGACATCCCGGTGGTGCTGATCGATACCGGCTACCTGTTCGCCGAGACCTATCGCTTCGTGGACCAGCTGGTCGACCGCCTCAAGCTCAACCTCAAGGTCTACCGCCCCGCGATGAGCCCCGCATGGATGGAGGCCCGCCACGGCCGGCTGTGGGAGCAGGGAGAGGCGGGCATCAAGCGCTACAACGAGCTGCGCAAGGTGGAGCCGATGCAGCGCGCACTGGCCGAACTGGGCGCTGCGGGCTGGTTCTCCGGCCTGCGCCGCGTGCAGTCGCGCAGCCGCGAGCAGATTCCGTTCGCCCAGCGCCGCAACGATCGCTGGAAGTTCCACCCGATCGCCGACTGGCGCGACCGCGACGTGGGCCAGTACCTCGCCCAGCACGGCCTGCCGTATCACCCCCTGTGGGACAAGGGTTATGTCTCGATCGGCGACGTGCACACCACGCGCCCGTGGGAACCGGGGATGGAGGCCGAGGAGACGCGGTTTTTCGGGCTGCATCGTGAGTGCGGCCTGCACGAGGCGGTGTAGGCAAGGCGGCCGGCAGCGTCGCTTCGCCCGTTGGATGCGGAGGGCAGGCGACGGATCCGGCATGCGCTGGAATCGAGTCGGGGGAAATTCCTGACCGCGGAACAGGCCAGCCGTGCGGCGGCGGTAGGGTGAGCCCGATCCGGGCGCCACGCGGACCAACCATACTCCGCCAAGCTGTCATGCCAGCGGGCGTCTGCGCCCAGCGACTCCTGGCACGTCCCCGGCTCCGGGAATATCCCGTGCACCTGCCCATATGGGCCGCCGCGGGATCGGCATGAAGCGCCCGTCAGGCCTTCGCGGCCACCTGCTTGCCCCCCGCCTTTACCGCCCGCTCGCGCCACGTCGGTGCTGTGGGCCACTCCACCGCCTCGCCGGCGGACAGATGCCGGGTCAGCGCCCTGCGATCCAGTTGCGGTGCGAAGTCGGCGATGAATGCGAGCGCGAATTCCCGCGGTACGCCGTCCCGCCGCAGCACCACCCAGGTGGTGCACGGAGCGAACAGTGCGTCGGCGGAAAGGATGCGCAGATCCGAGCTGTCCGAGGGCAGCAGGGCCATCTCGGCCAGCACGCCGATGCCGAGGCCGGCGCGCACGTAGGTCTTGATCAGGTCGGCATCCGCCGCGGTCATCGCGATCTGCGGGGTCAGCCCGCGCGATTCGAACGCCCGGCGCAGCGAGGACTCTGGTTTCAGCGACGAGTCGTAGCTGACCAGCGGGTGGGCGGCCAGCTCTTCCAGCGTGGGCGCGCGGTCGAGCGCCGCCAGCGGGTGATCCTTCGGCACCACTACGCGACGTTGCCAGCGGTAGGCGGGCAGGGCGATCACGCCGGCCGGGGGCGCGCCGGCGGTGCTTACCACGGCCATGTCCACACCGCCGCCGGCGAGCAGGTCCATCAGTTCGGCGTCGGCGGCCGGCTGCAGGTGCACGCTCACCTCCGGATACTGCCGGTTGAGCGCGGCAATCGCGCCGGGCAGGGCGAAGCGTGCCTGGGTATGGGTGGTGGCGATACGCAGGGTGCCGCGCGCCTCGTTGCGCAGGTTGGCGGCCACCGACTGGATGTTGCCTACCTCGGCCAGGATCGTCCGCGCGCGCTCGAGTACCTTGCCTCCGGCGTGGGTGATTGCGTCCAGGCTCTTGCCCTTGCGGTTGAACAGCTGGAAGCCCAGCTCCTCCTCCAGTTGCTTGAGCTGCTTGCTCAGGCCTGGCTGGGTCGCGTGTACGCGTTCGGCGGCGAGGGTGATGTTGAGCCCGGAGTCGGCGATCGCGATCAGGTAGCGGAGCTGGGTCAGCGTCATGCGGATGCCCCCGGCGGGCGCGGGCGGGGGCCGGGCTGTACCGGCGGGAGGTCGGTGGGGGTGCCGGCAGGCGGGGTGATCTTCATTTGGACGTCTATACATCTATTTGTTGCGATGCGTCAAGCAGGCGTCGCCCCGGCGCGTTCATAACCGGGTGGAATAAACACCTTTCCACAAATCATTTGTGGACGAGGGGTTGCGTTCCTAGCTTGGCCGGATGCGCTGCCCGACGCGCCCCCCGAGCGAGTAACCGACCGCGATGAAGCTGTATCCCCTGTTCGCCGATCTTCACGACCGCCCGGTGCTGGTGGCGGGGGGCGGCGCCGTGGCCGAGCGCAAGGTGGCGATGCTGCTCGAGGCCGGTGCCCGGGTCACCGTCGGCGCACCGCTGCTGTCGCCGGCGTTGCAGGGCTGGGTCGAGGCAGGGCGGGTCATCCATCGCGCTGGTGCGTTCGAGCCGCGCTGGCTCGATGGGGCGTGGCTGGTGATTGCCGCGACCGATGACCCTCGACTGCACCAGCACATCGCCGGGCTTGCTGCGGAACGGCGGATCTTCGTCAACGTGGTGGACGACGCGGCGCGCTCCAGCTTCCAGGTGCCGGCGGTGATCGATCGGGCGCCCATCACCATCGCCATTTCCAGCGGTGGCGATGCGCCGATGTTTGCCCGGCTGATCCGCGAGCGGCTGGAGACGGTGCTCGATCATTCGCTGGGCCGCCTCGCCGTGCTGGCGTCGAGGCTCCGCAAGCGCATCCGCCTGCGCTATCCAGAACCATCCACGCGACGGCGCTTCTACGAACAACTGTTCTCCGGAACGGTGGCCGACCTGGTCCGCCGCGGCCAGCCGGCCCAGGCGCAGGCCGAGGCCGAGCGCCTGCTGGCTTCGCCAGTCGACGCGCCCCGGGGCAGCGTGGTGCTGGTCGGCGCCGGTCCCGGCGATCCCGGGCTGCTCACGCTGCGTGGTCTGCGCGCGTTGAACGAGGCTGACGTGATCCTGCACGACCGGCTGGTCAGTGCCGAGGTGCTGGCGCTGGCGCGCCGCGACGCCGAGCGCATCGAGGTGGGCAAGCAGTCCGGTCACCACCACACCACCCAGGACGGCATTCATGCGTTGATGCTCGAGCACGCAAGCAAGGGCCGCCGCGTAGTGCGCCTGAAGGGCGGCGACCCGTTCGTGTTCGGTCGCGGCGGCGAGGAGCTGGAGTTCCTGCGTGGCCACGATATCCCCTACGAAGTCGTGCCCGGCATCACCGCTGCCGTGGCATGTGCCGCCTACGCCGGCATCCCGCTCACCCACCGCGATCACGCGCAGTCGGTGCGCCTGCTCACGGCGCACTGCAAGGCCTCGCACGACACGCTGGACTGGCCGGCACTGGCCAGCGAGCGGCAGACCCTGGCGGTGTACATGGGCGTGGCCCAGCTCGAAGCGTTCCAGCAGCGCCTGATCGCGCACGGCCGCGCCGCGTCCACCCCGTTTGCCCTGGTCGAGAACGGCTCGCGGCCGGAACAGCGGGTGGTCACCGGCACGCTGGGGCAGCTTGCGCGACGCGCTGTCGAGCAGGCGGTGAAATCCCCGGCGCTGCTGATCCTGGGCGAAGTGGCGACGCTGGCCGGGTCGCTGGCCTGGTTCGGCGCTCCTCCGGTAGACGAAACGCTGGTCCCACCTCCGGGGTGTGTCGATCGGGTGGCCGATGCCGATCGCCTGCTCGCCGCCATTCACCACGCCTGAACACCTTTCCCCCGGAATAGGCGCACCATCGCCGATTCCGTTCCCACCTTCCGGTCTCAGGAGCGATCCATGATCTACGACAACATTCTCGACACCATCGGCAACACCCCGATCGTGAAGCTGCACCGCCTGGCACCGAAGGGCGTGGACATCTACGTCAAGGTAGAGGCATTCAATCCCGGCGGCTCGGTGAAGGACCGCCTGGCGCTGGCGATTATCCTCGATGCCGAGAAGCGCGGTGTGCTCAAGCCCGGCCAGACCGTGGTGGAGGCCACCTCGGGCAACACCGGCGTCGGCCTGGCGATGGTCTGCGCGGCGCGCGGCTACCCGTTCGTGGCGGTGATGAGCGACTCGTTCTCGGTCGAGCGCCGCAAGCTGATGCGGGCCTACGGCGCCAAGGTGCTGCTGACCCCGGCCGCCGAGCGCGGCACCGGCATGGTGAAGAAGGCAAAGGAGCTGGCCGAGAAGCACGGCTGGTTCTGGGCCAGCCAGTTCGAGAATCCGGCCAATCCCGCGTACCACCGCAGCACCACCGGTCCGGAGATCCTGCGCGATTTCGCCGGCAAGCGGCTGGACTACTTCGTCAGCGGCTGGGGCACCGGCGGCACGCTCACCGGTGTGGGCGAGATGCTCAAGCTGGCGCGTCCGGACGTGAAGATCATCGCCGCCGAACCGGAGGGGGCGGCCCTGCTCGCCGGCAAGGAGTGGCAGCCGCACAAGATCCAGGGCTGGAACCCGGACTTCATCCCGGCCGTGCTCAACCGCGAGGTGTTCGACGAGATCAAGCTGATCCCCGACGAGCGCTCGCGCGAGGTGGCCCGGGCGCTGGCCGCGCAGGAAGGCATCTTCGTCGGCCTGTCCTGCGGCGGCACCCTGGCCGCGGCCTTGGAGGTCGCCAGGGATGCGCCGCAGGGCTCGGTACTGCTGGCGATGCTGCCGGACACCGGCGAGCGCTATCTGTCCACCTACCTTTTCGAAGGCGTCAACGAGGGTTCGGACGAGGTCGAGTAGTTCCCGTCAGCTGTGCATCGGGGAGCCGGGTCGTCCCGATGCACGGCTTCCCGCCAGGTCGCGGCTTGCGGCCTGCTTCGACGTTCAGGGGTTTCCGCCGCGCTTCACCACCAGGTCGCCCTTGCGTGTGCCGGGAACGACAACCCAGCCCGGTTTCAACGTGAGCTTCCAGCCGTGGCCGTGAAGGTCGGACGCATCGACGCTTGCGGCTGACACCGTGGCGATCTTCGCGCGCGGGTCGACCCGCGCATCGCCATCCACCTCGAGCACTCCCCAGTCGTCGTCCAGGCGCAGGGTCGGATAGACGGTGCCGAGGTTCCCCAGTGGTACCAGGGTCTGCGGATTGAACTGGAAGCTGCTGTGATCGAGCGGAAGCACCAGCACCGGGCCGTCGACCAGCTTCGTCTTCAGTTCGGCGAGATGGACGCGCCGCGCCTCGTCGCGCTTCACTTCGCTGGCGCGTAGTGTCCCGTCGTCATAGACCGCCTCCCGCGCCTTGAGCGTGGCGAACGCCGTTGGAGTCAGGTGCAGGGCATGGCCCAGCAACCGATCCAGCCGTTGGCCGGGTACGAAGCGGCGATGCCAGCCCGGATCCGCCAGGTCCAGAAGCAGCCCGTAGGCCGGGCCGGTGGCATAGGCGAACGAGCGCACGAAGCTCGGCGCGTTCACGAAAGCCGTCAGGTCGTGCAGGGCATAACGGATGCGCGCCTGCGGCGTGGCCAGGCCGAGCCGCGTGCCGGTGTATTCGGCGATGCCCTCGTTCGACTCCAGGTCGTTCTCGTTGGTTGCGGCTCCCGGGAACAGCCGGTAACGCTCGCGCCGGAACAACAGCGCATCGGCGATGGCCTGCCGGCGGGCGGCGGTGGTCGGTGCGCGCAGCGCGGCCGCCAATGCCCGCCACTCCAGTTGGATCAGGTAGCGACCCTCCAGGGTGTCAAGATGCCGGTTGTCGCCTTCCACCAGCTTCATCTTCAGCATCGGCTGGATGCGGTGGAACATCTCGTGGGCGAGCATCACCTGCCGCTGATCGGCGTCGCCCTGGACGGGCCAGAGGATCTCGCTCCAACGGAGGCCGGACCACTCGATCGAGGTGTTCGCCAGGATCACCGACGCCGGCAGGGTGCCGGTGAAGACCGCGCCGGATCGCTTCAGCACGCCGTGGCCGTCGGTGCGGTTGGCGACGACGCTGCGGTCGACCGGATCCACCAGCAACATCGGACCGCACAGGCTGTGCCCCCAGAAGGCGCCCGCGTCCCGTGTGCAGATGGCCTTGGCTTCGCCGAGGACGTGGGCGGCACCGGCCGGATCGATCGTGCCGAATGCCGGCGCCGCGGCGAGGAGGGCGGAGGCGGCGAGGCCGAAGGCAAGCGCCTGCCGGGAGCGTCGCGAAGCGAAACCGGATGCCATGGTCGTCCCTCTACGATGTGTGTCGTAGTTTGTACGATGAGCGTCGTAGCAAGTCAATCCGGCACAAGGCCTGCTACGGGCGGCCGTCCCATTCGATGCGATCCTGCGGCGTCACCGTCAGGGCCAGGATCGGTTGCTGCGCGGCGTCCAGCAGGGTGACGCGGTCGCCGTGCTGGCGGATGCGGTCGCGGGCCAGCGCTTGTTGCCCCACAGTGGCGGCGAGCACCTGTCCGTGCCGGATCTGCAACGCGAACGAACCCGCGTCGTCGTGTGCAAGGACGGATACCGTCGGCCCGAAGCTGCTGGCGTGGTAGAGGTCGGCCATCGAGGTGTCGGTTTGCCCCAGCCGCCCTCCGGCCAGCGCCAGCAGGCACAGCGCCGAGAGCGCCAGGGCCACCGGACGTGCACCTGCTGCCGGTGTCCCGGGCACGGCATCGACGCCGAGCAGGCGGTGGATGCGCGCGACGAAATCGCCGTCGCCGGTGACCGCCATCGCCAATGCTGCCGGAGCGCGGTGCCCGACAAGGCGTATCAATCCCCGGGCGAGCGCCAGCGGCGCGGCCCCGTGGCGAAGGGCCTGCACGTCGCAGCGCATCTCGCGTTCGCGCATCACCCGGCGATAGAGCATCCACGCGGCGGGGTGGAACCAGAGTGCCGCCAGCGTGATGCGCTGCAGGAGATTCCAGCGGAAGTCGCCTTGCCTCACGTGGGCAAGCTCGTGCAGCAGCAAGGCCTCGTATTCGGCCTGCGGCAGATGTATCAGGGTGTCGGGCACCAGCACGACCGTGCGCCAAAGGCCGACGACCTGCGGCGAGGCGACCTGTGCCACCTTCACGTCCGGGGTGGCCATTCCCATGCGCCCGCGCGCCAGGCGATGCACGGTGCGACGCAACCCTGCCGGCGCCGGTCGGCAACGCAGACGGGCCAGTTGCCGTGCCTCCCGCACGAGTCCCAGCAGCATGGCCAGGCCACCCGCCATCCACACGCCGGCCAGCAGCAGGGCCAGGGCGAGAAAGCTGCGATAGCTGGCCATCTGCCGCGCCAGTTCCGCCACCGGGGAGCCGTGCGGCGGTGCGATGCTCATGTGGCTCACCGTCCAGTGCAGCACCATAGCGGTGATCGCCGGAAGCACGGCAAGCGCAGCGAGATGGACGCAGGCCAGGCGATGGCGCGCGGCCGGCGACGAGCGCCGGGTGACGCGCTCCCATCCGAACCATGAAAGCATCACCAACGCGCCCTGCAGACATACAGCCGCCAGTCCCCACACTTCCAGCCGTGCGAGGTAGGCGACGGTGAAGAAGCTCACGATCCGCCCTCGAGCTTCTCGATCATCGCCTTGAGCTGGGCGAGTTCTTCCGGTGCCACGGGGCGTGCATCGAGTGCCTGCATGGCCAGCGCCAGCGAGGAGCCGGCGAACGCGCTGTCCATCCAGCCGCGCACCAGCCGGTTGAGGGTGGGGCGCTCGGACACTGCCGCCGAGTAGACGTGCTGGCGGACATCCTCGCTGCGGGTGACCAGACCCTTGGCCAGCATGTTCTGCATGATCTTCAGTGCGCTGGTGTAGCCGGTGTCGGTATCTCCGTAGACGGCTTCGTGCACCTCGCGCACTGTCGAGGGCCCGCGGCGCCAGAGAACCTGGAGGACTGCCAGTTCCGCGGTAGTGGGTGCGGCGGTTTTCATTCGCGCAGCATGCGACGCGGAAGCGGGCCAGGCAAGCAAGCTCAC is part of the Dyella thiooxydans genome and harbors:
- a CDS encoding assimilatory sulfite reductase (NADPH) flavoprotein subunit; translation: MNATQPALTAPPGLGEERQALLRQLVDGLEPAQLYWIAAYAAQQAAHPAARPVPASAVRLTVLYGSQTGNARRVAERFAAEAEANGLPVRLLRAGAYPVRELADERYLAVVVSTQGEGEPPDDARGFVEFLASRRAPKLPKLHYAVLGLGDSSYPLFNAMGRSVDARLAELGAQRLAPLAEADVDIEPVAGPWTEGALALVREKLTRELPTASVTPLRAAPTRPQFHRDRPFPAPVLANQRIVSRHADRDVRHVELSLEGSGLRYAPGDALGVWHRNPRVLVDTFLAVAGLDGDTETVHDGKTQPLREWLARERELTRLSRPLVQAVAARADSAELRIALERPEALKELFDSHQPIDLLRAHPADWDADGLVAALRPLTPRLYSIASSPQAVGEDEVHLTLAVVDYHAHGERHLGAASRWIADADEDATLDVFIEPNERFRLPADGARDVIMIGPGTGVAPFRAFVQARQQAGGTGRNWLVFGNRHVADDFLYQVEWQQALKDRALHRLDVAFSRDQAEKRYVQHVLRERGAELYDWLSGGAHLYVCGDAAQMAKDVHAALADIVATHGGKSPEAAQAWLSERLQDGRYARDVY
- the cysI gene encoding assimilatory sulfite reductase (NADPH) hemoprotein subunit produces the protein MSDTAFPLSEMERIKAASRLLRGTIEEGLADPITGAISDDDNKLLKFHGSYQQDDRDLRDERRRQKLEPAYAFMIRARLPGGVVTPAQWLAFDRIATGHGNGSMRITTRQTFQWHGVIKRRLKPTLRAIHDALATTIAACGDVVRTVVSSANPEVPDTHALAYAWAAKLSEHLEPQTRAYHEIWLDGEKVSGEEHEPLYGPTYLPRKFKIGLAIPPLNDVDVFAQDLGLIAIIEDGELFGFNVAIGGGMGASHGDPTTYPRLASVIGFATPEQLIAVAEGVVAVQRDWGNRSERKHARLKYTLDHRGLDHFVAELESRLGFALAPARPQSFEHNGDRYGWVEGEGGRWHLTLLIEAGRLIDAGAVRSLSGLRELAKVHTGTFRMTCNQNVIVADVAAADRASIDALVAEYGLDDYRKARPIRRHAVACVALPTCGLAMAESERYLPELLPKLEAQLDRHGLADAPILLRLSGCPNGCSRPYLGEIALVGRAPGRYDLRLGADFRGQRLNRIYRENIDEAAILAALDPLFARYAVEREAGEGFGDFLVRSGEVSAPQKIPAQVSA
- a CDS encoding phosphoadenylyl-sulfate reductase, producing the protein MNPSYLDAAARDPAVLGRLDEWLGRLDASERVRWVLRNVPGPLVLSSSFGAQSALMLHLLTREQPDIPVVLIDTGYLFAETYRFVDQLVDRLKLNLKVYRPAMSPAWMEARHGRLWEQGEAGIKRYNELRKVEPMQRALAELGAAGWFSGLRRVQSRSREQIPFAQRRNDRWKFHPIADWRDRDVGQYLAQHGLPYHPLWDKGYVSIGDVHTTRPWEPGMEAEETRFFGLHRECGLHEAV
- a CDS encoding LysR substrate-binding domain-containing protein gives rise to the protein MTLTQLRYLIAIADSGLNITLAAERVHATQPGLSKQLKQLEEELGFQLFNRKGKSLDAITHAGGKVLERARTILAEVGNIQSVAANLRNEARGTLRIATTHTQARFALPGAIAALNRQYPEVSVHLQPAADAELMDLLAGGGVDMAVVSTAGAPPAGVIALPAYRWQRRVVVPKDHPLAALDRAPTLEELAAHPLVSYDSSLKPESSLRRAFESRGLTPQIAMTAADADLIKTYVRAGLGIGVLAEMALLPSDSSDLRILSADALFAPCTTWVVLRRDGVPREFALAFIADFAPQLDRRALTRHLSAGEAVEWPTAPTWRERAVKAGGKQVAAKA
- the cysG gene encoding siroheme synthase CysG, with the protein product MKLYPLFADLHDRPVLVAGGGAVAERKVAMLLEAGARVTVGAPLLSPALQGWVEAGRVIHRAGAFEPRWLDGAWLVIAATDDPRLHQHIAGLAAERRIFVNVVDDAARSSFQVPAVIDRAPITIAISSGGDAPMFARLIRERLETVLDHSLGRLAVLASRLRKRIRLRYPEPSTRRRFYEQLFSGTVADLVRRGQPAQAQAEAERLLASPVDAPRGSVVLVGAGPGDPGLLTLRGLRALNEADVILHDRLVSAEVLALARRDAERIEVGKQSGHHHTTQDGIHALMLEHASKGRRVVRLKGGDPFVFGRGGEELEFLRGHDIPYEVVPGITAAVACAAYAGIPLTHRDHAQSVRLLTAHCKASHDTLDWPALASERQTLAVYMGVAQLEAFQQRLIAHGRAASTPFALVENGSRPEQRVVTGTLGQLARRAVEQAVKSPALLILGEVATLAGSLAWFGAPPVDETLVPPPGCVDRVADADRLLAAIHHA
- the cysK gene encoding cysteine synthase A produces the protein MIYDNILDTIGNTPIVKLHRLAPKGVDIYVKVEAFNPGGSVKDRLALAIILDAEKRGVLKPGQTVVEATSGNTGVGLAMVCAARGYPFVAVMSDSFSVERRKLMRAYGAKVLLTPAAERGTGMVKKAKELAEKHGWFWASQFENPANPAYHRSTTGPEILRDFAGKRLDYFVSGWGTGGTLTGVGEMLKLARPDVKIIAAEPEGAALLAGKEWQPHKIQGWNPDFIPAVLNREVFDEIKLIPDERSREVARALAAQEGIFVGLSCGGTLAAALEVARDAPQGSVLLAMLPDTGERYLSTYLFEGVNEGSDEVE
- a CDS encoding M56 family metallopeptidase, which codes for MSFFTVAYLARLEVWGLAAVCLQGALVMLSWFGWERVTRRSSPAARHRLACVHLAALAVLPAITAMVLHWTVSHMSIAPPHGSPVAELARQMASYRSFLALALLLAGVWMAGGLAMLLGLVREARQLARLRCRPAPAGLRRTVHRLARGRMGMATPDVKVAQVASPQVVGLWRTVVLVPDTLIHLPQAEYEALLLHELAHVRQGDFRWNLLQRITLAALWFHPAAWMLYRRVMREREMRCDVQALRHGAAPLALARGLIRLVGHRAPAALAMAVTGDGDFVARIHRLLGVDAVPGTPAAGARPVALALSALCLLALAGGRLGQTDTSMADLYHASSFGPTVSVLAHDDAGSFALQIRHGQVLAATVGQQALARDRIRQHGDRVTLLDAAQQPILALTVTPQDRIEWDGRP
- a CDS encoding BlaI/MecI/CopY family transcriptional regulator, whose amino-acid sequence is MKTAAPTTAELAVLQVLWRRGPSTVREVHEAVYGDTDTGYTSALKIMQNMLAKGLVTRSEDVRQHVYSAAVSERPTLNRLVRGWMDSAFAGSSLALAMQALDARPVAPEELAQLKAMIEKLEGGS